In Pseudomonas asiatica, the following are encoded in one genomic region:
- a CDS encoding ABC transporter ATP-binding protein — MPLAVQFTQVSRTFGEVKAVDQVSIDIIDGEFFSMLGPSGSGKTTCLRLIAGFEQPTSGSIRIHGVEAAGVPPYQRDVNTVFQDYALFPHMNVLDNIAYGLKVKGVAKAERHSRAEEALAMVALAGYGARKPAQLSGGQRQRVALARALVNRPRVLLLDEPLGALDLKLREQMQGELKKLQRQLGITFIFVTHDQTEALSMSDRVAVFNRGRIEQVDTPRNLYMQPATTFVAEFVGTSNVVRGELATLLNGSPAPFSIRPEHIRLGDPATASQHVQVSGLLRDIQYQGSATRYELQLDGGQLLAVSQANDRWQAQAQAQAWQTGQRVQAHWPREAMTVLQETEGR; from the coding sequence ATGCCCCTAGCCGTCCAGTTCACCCAGGTTTCCCGCACCTTCGGCGAGGTCAAGGCCGTCGACCAGGTCAGCATCGACATCATCGATGGCGAATTCTTCTCCATGCTCGGCCCCTCTGGCTCGGGCAAGACCACCTGCCTGCGCCTGATCGCAGGCTTCGAGCAACCCACCAGCGGTTCGATCCGCATCCACGGTGTCGAAGCTGCGGGCGTACCGCCCTACCAGCGCGACGTCAACACCGTATTCCAGGACTACGCCCTGTTCCCGCACATGAACGTACTGGACAACATCGCCTACGGCCTGAAGGTAAAAGGCGTGGCCAAGGCCGAACGCCACAGCCGCGCCGAAGAAGCCCTGGCGATGGTGGCCCTGGCCGGCTATGGCGCGCGAAAGCCGGCGCAGTTGTCCGGTGGCCAGCGCCAGCGCGTGGCCCTGGCCCGCGCGCTGGTCAATCGGCCACGGGTACTGCTGCTGGACGAGCCGCTTGGCGCGCTGGACCTGAAGTTGCGCGAACAGATGCAGGGCGAGCTGAAAAAGCTGCAACGCCAGTTGGGTATCACCTTCATCTTCGTCACCCACGATCAGACTGAGGCGCTGTCGATGTCCGATCGCGTCGCAGTATTCAACCGCGGCCGTATCGAGCAGGTCGACACCCCGCGCAACCTGTACATGCAGCCGGCCACCACCTTCGTCGCCGAATTCGTCGGCACCTCCAACGTTGTGCGCGGCGAACTGGCCACGTTGCTCAATGGCAGCCCGGCGCCCTTCTCCATCCGCCCCGAACACATCCGCCTCGGCGACCCGGCCACAGCCAGCCAGCACGTCCAGGTCAGCGGCCTGCTGCGCGATATCCAGTACCAGGGCAGTGCCACCCGCTACGAGCTGCAGCTGGACGGCGGCCAGCTGCTGGCGGTGAGCCAGGCCAACGACCGCTGGCAGGCGCAGGCACAGGCACAGGCATGGCAAACAGGGCAACGGGTACAGGCGCACTGGCCCCGTGAAGCCATGACAGTGCTGCAGGAAACGGAGGGCCGCTGA
- the ydcS gene encoding putative ABC transporter substrate-binding protein YdcS — translation MSVHKTALLGATACAVLASASLQAAEPPKALGPGEGRLDIVAWPGYIERGESDKAYDWVTGFEKETGCKVSVKTAATSDEMVSLMTKGGYDLVTASGDASLRLIAGKRVQPINTDLIPNWKNIDPRLQNGGWYVVDKRVYGTPYQWGPNVLLYNTDVFKQAPTTWGVLFEPQNLPDGKPNKGRVQAYDGPIYIADAALYLKTAKPELGIQDPYELSEAQYKAVLELLRQQQPLIHRYWHDATVQMSDVKNEGVVASSSWGYMVNGLKAEKQPVASTIPKEGATGWADTTMLHSEAKHPNCAYKWMDWSLQPKVQGDVSAWFGSLPAVPAACTGNELLGAEGCKTNGFDNFDKIAFWKTPQAQGGKFVPYSRWTQDYIAIMGGR, via the coding sequence ATGTCAGTGCACAAGACCGCATTGCTCGGCGCAACCGCCTGCGCCGTGCTGGCCAGCGCCAGCCTGCAGGCTGCCGAACCGCCCAAGGCCCTGGGGCCCGGCGAGGGCCGCCTGGACATCGTCGCCTGGCCCGGCTACATCGAGCGCGGTGAAAGCGACAAGGCCTACGACTGGGTGACCGGCTTCGAGAAGGAAACCGGCTGCAAGGTCAGCGTCAAGACCGCCGCCACCTCGGACGAGATGGTCAGCCTGATGACCAAGGGCGGCTATGACCTGGTCACCGCCTCGGGCGATGCCTCGCTGCGGCTGATCGCGGGCAAGCGGGTACAGCCGATCAACACCGACTTGATCCCCAACTGGAAGAACATCGACCCACGGCTGCAGAACGGTGGCTGGTACGTGGTCGACAAGCGGGTCTACGGCACCCCGTACCAATGGGGCCCGAACGTGCTGCTGTACAACACCGACGTGTTCAAACAGGCGCCCACCACCTGGGGTGTGCTGTTCGAGCCGCAGAACCTGCCCGACGGCAAGCCGAACAAGGGCCGCGTGCAGGCCTACGATGGGCCGATCTACATCGCCGATGCGGCGTTGTACCTGAAGACGGCCAAACCGGAGCTGGGCATCCAGGACCCGTACGAGCTGAGCGAAGCGCAGTACAAGGCCGTGCTGGAACTGCTGCGCCAGCAGCAACCGCTGATCCACCGCTACTGGCATGACGCCACGGTGCAGATGAGCGACGTGAAAAACGAAGGCGTGGTTGCCTCCAGCTCCTGGGGCTACATGGTCAACGGCCTGAAGGCCGAGAAGCAGCCCGTGGCCTCGACCATTCCCAAAGAAGGCGCGACCGGCTGGGCCGACACCACCATGCTGCACAGCGAGGCCAAGCACCCCAACTGTGCCTACAAATGGATGGACTGGTCGCTGCAGCCGAAAGTACAAGGTGACGTGTCGGCCTGGTTCGGTTCGTTGCCGGCGGTGCCGGCGGCCTGCACCGGCAACGAGCTGCTGGGGGCCGAGGGCTGCAAGACCAACGGTTTCGACAACTTCGACAAGATCGCCTTCTGGAAAACCCCGCAGGCCCAGGGCGGCAAGTTCGTGCCGTATAGCCGCTGGACCCAGGATTACATTGCGATCATGGGCGGGCGCTGA
- a CDS encoding tellurite resistance TerB family protein, with protein MNTRGLLDQLLKSGQDLLASQAGKGSSGKPGASAGGLGSLLSGAGGGALAAGAMGLLLGNKKARKYGGKALTYGGLAALGVLAYKAYGNWQARQQVAAAEPQTVDRLPPAQAELHSQAVLRALVAAAKSDGHIDERERALIEGEFTRLDNDRELQHWLHAELNKPLDPAEVARAAQTPEMAAEMYLASVMMVDQENFMERAYLDELARQLRLDPALRQELESQARLAAGQ; from the coding sequence ATGAACACCCGGGGATTGCTCGACCAGTTGCTCAAGTCCGGCCAGGACTTGCTCGCCAGCCAGGCCGGCAAGGGCAGCTCTGGCAAGCCAGGCGCCAGTGCCGGCGGCCTTGGCAGCCTGCTTTCCGGTGCCGGTGGCGGCGCCCTGGCGGCGGGCGCCATGGGCTTGCTGCTGGGCAACAAGAAGGCCCGCAAGTATGGCGGCAAGGCCCTTACCTATGGCGGCCTGGCCGCGCTCGGTGTGCTGGCCTACAAGGCCTACGGCAACTGGCAGGCGCGCCAGCAGGTGGCCGCCGCCGAGCCGCAGACCGTCGACCGCCTGCCGCCGGCCCAGGCCGAACTGCACAGCCAGGCGGTGCTGCGGGCGCTGGTGGCGGCGGCTAAGTCAGATGGCCATATCGATGAACGCGAGCGTGCGCTGATCGAGGGTGAATTCACCCGCCTGGACAACGACCGCGAGTTGCAGCACTGGCTGCATGCCGAGCTGAACAAGCCGCTGGACCCGGCCGAAGTGGCCCGTGCCGCGCAAACGCCGGAAATGGCCGCCGAGATGTACCTGGCCAGCGTGATGATGGTCGACCAGGAAAACTTCATGGAGCGCGCCTACCTGGACGAACTGGCCCGCCAGCTGCGCCTGGACCCGGCCCTGCGCCAGGAGCTGGAAAGCCAGGCAAGGCTTGCCGCCGGCCAGTGA